A window of Clostridia bacterium genomic DNA:
TTCGTTGTACCCGAAGTTAAGCCCTTGGACTGTTATATCAAACAGCGGTAGGTTTTATCCGAAACTGGACAGGAAGAACAGGGAAACAAACAGAACTTATAGAGTTTTATAAGGTTTTGGCAACGGCTGCCAATGTCCCAGTATGCTTATGGTGGGCAGGCGGTTATCGAAGGTGTGATGATGCGGGGTGGGCAAAATATGGCGGTGGCTGTACGGCGTGCCTCTGGAGAAATTGTGGAACATTGCGAAAAGGTTGTTTCCTTAACTGAACGGTGGCGAATTTTAAATTTGCCCTTTATTCGCGGTTTCATTCTTTTAGTGGAATCTTTGATTATGGGAGTACAAACTTTGGCTTATTCCGCTAATCAAGTTGTGGAGGAAGTGGGGGAGACTATTTCCCCTTGGGAAATGGCTCTTTCCGTTATGTTTGCTTTGGGAGCAGGGATCATTTTGTTTTTTTTGATCCCGGTCTGGTTGGCCCATTTTCTCACTCCTTATTTGCCTAGTCCGCTATATCAGAATTTGGGTGAAGGTTTTTTGCGTATGTTAATTTTTTTATTGTATGTGCTCATTATTTCCCTTTTACCTGATATTCAAAGGGTTTTTGCTTATCATGGGGCTGAACATAAAGTTATTCATGCTTATGAAGCTGGGGAAGTACTGGTAGTGGAAAATGTACGTAAATATTCAACATTACATCCGCGTTGTGGTACTAGTTTTCTGCTTTTTGTGATGTTAATCAGTATTGTGGTTTTTTCTTTATGTGGTGATTTGTCGCTTGCCATGCGTTTGCTGTCGCGGGTTTTATTGTTACCGGTGATTGCCGGAATTTCTTATGAGTTTTTAAAGTTTACGGGGAAATATCAAAAGGTTTGGTTAATAAGTTGGTTGAGTATTCCAGGTTTATGGCTGCAGAAATTAACTACACGTCAGCCTGATGACCAACAATTAGAAGTAGCTTTATATGCTTTAAAAAAGGTAATGGCTAGTCAAGCAGGTGATCAATAATGTGGAATAAATTAGCTCATTTGGAGCGGCGTTATCAAGAGTTGACACAATTAATTAGTGAACCGGAAATTATTGCCCAGCAAAATAAATGGCAGAAATATATGAAGGAACAGGCCCAATTGGAGGAAATTGTGCAGCTTTATCGGGAATATCGGGATTTGGAGGCTGAAATAAAGGAAAATGAGGGCTTGTTAACTGCTGAAGTAGAAGCCGAGTTCTTAGAATTGGTAAATCAGGAATTGACAGAATTAAAAGCTAAGCAAGCAGTTCTTTTGGAAGAATTAAAAATATTGCTTATCCCTGAGGATCCCCGGGATGAAAAAAATGTAATTTTAGAAATAAGGAGTGGTACTGGGGGTGAAGAGGCAGCTTTGTTTGCCGCCGATTTATTGAAAATGTATACGCGTTATGCTGAAAAAAGGGGTTGGCAAGTGGAAATGCTAGCAGCTAGCTATACTGATCACGGTGGTTTCAAGGAAGTGATTGTTTTAATTAAAGGTCAGGGTGCTTATAGTTGTTTTAAATTTGAAAGTGGTGTTCATCGGGTGCAGAGGGTGCCGGTTACCGAAGCGGGGGGAAGAATTCATACTTCAGCAGCTACCGTGGCTGTACTTCCGGAAGCAGCAGAAGTAGATGTGGAAATAAGTCCCCAGGAGATTCGTGTAGATTTGTTTT
This region includes:
- a CDS encoding DUF1385 domain-containing protein — encoded protein: MSQYAYGGQAVIEGVMMRGGQNMAVAVRRASGEIVEHCEKVVSLTERWRILNLPFIRGFILLVESLIMGVQTLAYSANQVVEEVGETISPWEMALSVMFALGAGIILFFLIPVWLAHFLTPYLPSPLYQNLGEGFLRMLIFLLYVLIISLLPDIQRVFAYHGAEHKVIHAYEAGEVLVVENVRKYSTLHPRCGTSFLLFVMLISIVVFSLCGDLSLAMRLLSRVLLLPVIAGISYEFLKFTGKYQKVWLISWLSIPGLWLQKLTTRQPDDQQLEVALYALKKVMASQAGDQ
- the prfA gene encoding peptide chain release factor 1; this translates as MWNKLAHLERRYQELTQLISEPEIIAQQNKWQKYMKEQAQLEEIVQLYREYRDLEAEIKENEGLLTAEVEAEFLELVNQELTELKAKQAVLLEELKILLIPEDPRDEKNVILEIRSGTGGEEAALFAADLLKMYTRYAEKRGWQVEMLAASYTDHGGFKEVIVLIKGQGAYSCFKFESGVHRVQRVPVTEAGGRIHTSAATVAVLPEAAEVDVEISPQEIRVDLFCSSGPGGQSVNTTQSAVRITHLPTGIVVSCQDEKSQHKNRDKAMKILRSRVLEKKEEAQMGEIAAVRRGMVGSGDRSERIRTYNFPQGRVTDHRLNFTSYQLESVLQGELDEFIEKLITTERLEKLKQVAGPNEG